The following DNA comes from Allobranchiibius huperziae.
ACACCGTCCAGGTCGAAGAGACACGTGGTGATGTTCTCTGGCAAACCCAGCATGGTGGTCCTCCGCTCGCGGGGTGGTCAGACCCCGTCGCAGGTTACTGCGGTGGAGCCTCCCGGAGTGGGCGACCCGCAGCAGTGCCAGAACATCGGTACCCGTGGCGCAGGGGCCCAACCTCGAAGGCGCCCCAGCGTGACTCGATGGAGATGCGACAGGTCGGCCCGTCGTCAATGTCGTGGCGGCGGGCCGACCTGTCGTGCGGGGTCAGGCGGCGGGATCGGCCGCCAGTCGCTCGTGCAACTGGGCGCGTAGGCGGTCCACGTCCGTCATGGCGGCCACCATCGCCCGGGTCGCCGGATCGTCGGAGTGCAGGATGGCGAGCACGATGTGCTCGGCGCGGAACATCGCGTGGAACTGTGCGCGACCGGACTGACGGTCGTCCTCGTGCGCCGTGGCGCGCGCCTCCTGTGCCTGCGCTCGCAGGTCACGGAAGATGCGCACGGTCGCCTCCGACGGGCGAGGCCCACGGCCGAACCGGCGGCTCTGCGGACCCCGGCGTCCGCGGCCGCGTGGACCGCCGAACGGGTTGAACTCCTGGAAGTCCGGGAAGTCCGCGAACCACTCGGGGTTCGGGAACCGACCGAATCCGCCGGGTCGGGGCGCCTCGTCCGGACCAGGCCCACGGCGGGCGTCGTCCGGACCGCCCCGCCCACGGCGAGCGTCGTCCGGGCCGCCCCGCCCTCGGCGGACGTCACGCTCGGCGCGCTCGCGGCGCCGGCCCCAGGCGCGGGTGATGTCCTCACCGAACGCCTCGCCGACCGCCTCGGTCACCTTGTCTAGGTCGATGCCGATCGAGGCGAGGGCGTCCCGGTCGTCGTCCAGGTTCGCGGTCTGCGGACCATCGTCGTCGCTGTCGTTGTCAGGATTACTTGCTTCCCCGCTGTGCTGGGCGGTGAGGATGTCCCTCGCCGCCGGATAGGTGAGTCCGTGCTCGGCGAGCAACGGCGCCACGGGGGAGCGCAGGTTGGTCGTGAGTCCGAGCAGGATGTGGTCGGGGCCGACCTCGGAGTGTCCGAGCTCCGCTGCCACGTCGTGGGCCTGCATCATGGCGATGCCGACATCAGAGTTTCGTAGGTGAAACATGTTGTGCTCCTTCAAAATCGGTGGAAAGCAGCTCAACTCCGAGCGTGCTTCTGATGGACGGCCTGGCGGCTGACGTGCAAGACGTCGGCGATCGCCTGCCAGCTCCAGCCCTGGTCCCGCGCATTGCGCACCTGCACCTCTTCCAGTCGATCGGCCAGCGTCCGCAATGCGCGGATCGCGGCTAGACCTTGTGCCGGATTGGTGCTTGCGGCCGCGGCGGCCGGGTCCTGAGTCGTGTCCATGCGTCAACTAAACATGACACCGGCGCATCTGTCAACAATTATTGACGACAGATTCTCGACCCGGCTCGAGGGGGGGACTAACGAGAGGTGACCGGAGGTTGCACCGGGGGAGCGCTCCGCGGTCCACAGCGGTGCGCCGCGACAGGAGGAGCAATGCGATGAAAGCTGTTCAGTTCTCCGAGTACGGCGGCCCTGAAGTCCTTTCGGTCACCGAGGTCGACGATCCGCACGCAGGACCGGGGCAGATCCGGATCGCGACGCGAGCTGCGGGGGTGAACGCCATGGACTGGAAGATGCGCGAGGGCTACATGAAGGACCTGATGCCCCTGCAGCTGCCCGCCGGATCCGGGGCGGACGCGGCCGGCGTGGTCGACGAGGTGGGCGAGGGCGTCGAAGGCGTCGCGGTGGGCGATGCAGTGTTCGGCTCCGGGGCGAGCGCGTACGCCGAGCGGGTGGTCCTCGATCACTGGTCCGCGAAGCCGCAGGGACTGTCCTTCGAGGAGGCCGCCGGCTACCCCGTGCCCGTCGAGACCGCGTTGCGGATCCTGCGGGAGGTGGGCATCCAGACCGGCCAGACGCTCCTGGTGAGCGGCGCGTCCGGGGGCGTCGGCTCATCGGTCATCCAGTTCGCTGTCGACCGGGGTATCACGGTGATCGCCACCGCCAGCGAGAAGAACCAGGACTACCTGCGCGGGCTCGGTGCGACGGCGACGACGTACGGCGACGGCCTCGTCGAGCGGGTGCGCGCTCTCGCGCCGGACGGGGTCGACGCGGCCCTCGACATCGCGGGCTCCGGGGTGATCGACGAGCTGATCGAGCTCACCGGCGACCCGCAGAAGGTGCTGTCCATCGCCGACTTCGGCGCGGGTGAGAAGGGCGCGAAGGTCTCCACGTCCGGCTCCGCCCAGGAGGCGGCGTACGCCGAGGCGGCGCAGCTGTTCGAGGCGGGGAAGTTCAGCCTTCCCGTCGAGCAGACGTTCACGCTGGGGCAGGCCGCCGACGCCCAGGACGCCAGCCGGGCCGGACATGCGAAAGGCCGGTTCGTCATCACGGTGTGACGACGAACCGGCCTCTTCACGCGCTCATTTCGTTATTCAGGCGGTGCGTGCCCCTTCGAGCTTGGCCATCTCGGCCTGCACGAACTCCTCGTGCCGGGCGGCGTCCTCGCGCGCCTTGCGCGGACTCCACCGGCCGACCATGAGGAAGACGAACGGGATGAAGAGCAGATCGGCCAGCGCACAGATCAGCCACCACCGCTTCCACTGACCGGGGCTGTCCTTCGCCGCCTTCTGCACCTTGTCGCCGTTCTTCTGCAGGAACGCCGAGTCGGCGGCCTTGATCGGGTGGGCGCCCAGGTACTTCAGCTGGGCCACGGCGTCCGCCGGGGACTTCGCGGCCCCGGACTTCACCAGGTCGCCCACGGCGGCCGCCCCGGCACTCGGTGACGTCGGATCCTTCTCCAGCGCAGCCAGATTGGCTGGAGTGATGCCCTTCACCGTCCCCAGCTGCGTCTTGTACTCCGCCGCCAGCTCCTGCACCTTGGCACCCTTGTCGACCAGGACCGAGGTCGCCGGGAGCGCCGCGCCGAACCCGATCAGTGTCAGACACACGATGATCCGCAGTGTCCAGCCCCACGTCGCGAGACCCGTCGCCGTGGCGGCCGGGTTGTGCTTCTCGACCGTCTCGGTGAAGGAGGCCATCCACGCGCAGTAGGTCATGCCCTGCGAGGCACTGATGATGATGAGCAGCGTGCGGAAGGTCTCGTACGACGTGCCCGACGAGGTCGCCTTCATGGCGAAGACGACCAGAGCGATGACGCTGATGACCGAGCCGACGATCATCAGCGGCTTGCGCACGCCCAGCTTGTCGGAGATGAACCCGGCGACCACCAGGGCGATGGCGTTGGGCAGCCAGTACCAGTTGGCCAGGGAGTTGGCGCGCTCGGGCGTGTATCCGAAGATCGTCGCGAAGTAGACGACGAAGAAGCCGACGGCGATGTAGTAGAAGATCAGGAAGATGCTGATCGCGAACGCCGATCCGACGACGTCCAGTTTCATCATCTGACGCCACTGGCCCTGATGCACCTGCGTCTCGTCGACGTCGGCCGCGCGCGCCTCGATCAGCTGCCGGTCACGCATCGAGACCATCAGCTGGTCGCGCAGGCCGGGGGACAGTTCGCGCAGGAAGAGCAGCGCGATGACCGCCACGACCAGCCCGACGATGCCGCACACGTAGAACTGGAACTGCCAGTCCGGGTGCGATCCCAGCGTGTGGCTGGAGACCTCGGTGACCATCAGGGAGCCGAGCACCGGGCCGAGGGTCCAGAAGCCCATGGCGGACGCTCGTCCGAGCTGGGGGGAGAAGTCGCGGATCAGTGCCGGGGTGGCCACCAGGATCATGCCCTCGACGAGGGAGAGCACCGCGAACTCGAGCAGATAGACGGTGCCGTTCGGCGCGTGGGGCAGCGCGAAGGTGACGAGCAGGCCGGTGAGGAAGAGCCCGACCACCACCAGATTGGCCCGGCCCCACCGGTCGGCGAGGCCCGCCGCGAGCGAGCCGAACGCACCGACCAGGTTGCCGATCACCGAGATGAAGACGAACTGGTTGAAGCTGATGTTGAAGCTGGTGATGATCTGCGTCGCTACGGCGCCCGGGATGTAGAGCTCGTAGTAGAGGACGACCGTCGCGGCCACCGTGATCGCGAGGTAGGCGATCCGCTGCCCGGTAGCGGGGTATTTGGCCAACTGACGGTGCACGAGCGGGTTGCCGGTGCGGGGTGCCGAGCGTGCGGCGGGGGATGCTGCGCTGGACGAGGCCATTGGAGCCCTATCTGTCGAGGTGTGAGCCACCTCACAGTCCGCGCAAAGCCGTTGACTGTCAAGCACATCGAGGTCACGGTTCGGTGTGGCGTCGTCCGTAGGCATCGGAAAGTGACCGCAAGGTCGATAACCCACTGGGCTGCCGTACGCGCGTGCAGGTAAGTGACCGCCGTGCCCATAGCCCACCTCATCGCCCGGTCGGGTGGGCCGGTTTCGCGGTCCGGTGACGCCTTCAGGCGCCTGGAAGGGCACGCTCGCCCCGCCGGCCGCTACCGGGTTGCCCGCCGCGTAGGAAAGTGACCGGGCGGCCGATACCCCACCTGGCTGCCGCCAGCCGGCGTAGGAAAGTGACCGCGCGGCCGATGCCCCACGCACCGAGCCACGCAGCGGAAGCCCACCGGAGCGATCCTCGTCCGAAGCCGCCTGAAAACGCCAGCCACCTGAACCCGCCGCCCAGTGCAGGAAGATGACCGCAGCGCCGCTGGCCCGCGCGGAAAGAAAGGGCCCCGACCGGCGTTCTCACGCGATCGGGGCCGTTCTACTGTCTCAACACAGCGTGCACCCGGAGAGATTCGAACTCCCAACCTTCTGATCCGTAGTCAGATGCTCTATCCGTTGAGCTACGGGTGCTGGTGTGGGCGCGTCAGGACGGCCCGTTCACCGGAGAGGTACGTTACCTGCTCGCTCTCGACAGCGGAAATCGGCGGCCCGCCGACCACCCATCGGCGTACGCCGGATGCCTCAGCCTGCGAACGGCCGGGCAGGGAGACCGCCGATGCCGGGCTCGCAGGCGAATACCGCTCCGGCCAGAGGCTGTTCGCCGTCGGGCACGTTCTCCCTGGTGGTGGTGATGTAGAGCGTGCGTAGCCCGTCGCCGCCGAAGGTGCACGCGGTGACGTTGGTCACCGGCAGTTCGACGACGTGGTCGAGCTCACCCTCGGGGGAGTAGCGGTGCACCGCGGAGCCGCCGTAGAGGGCGACCCAGACCCCGCCCTGCTCGTCGACGCACAGTCCGTCGGGGTCGCCGGCTAGGTCCTCCGGCAGCGTGACGAACGGTCGGCGGTCGGTGATCCCGTCCGGCGACCAGTCGAAGGTCGACACGACCCGCGTCGGGGTGTCGTTGTGGAAACCCCTGTCTCCCAGACCGGTCCAGCCGATCCCGTTGGAAACGGTGAGGTCGGTGATCACCTGCGACGCGAGCCCGTCGGAGGTGAGGAGATACAGGGAACCCGCGCCGGGCGTCTGGTCATAGGCCATCGTGCCGCAGTAGAAGTTGCCCATCGGGTCGCAGCCGCCGTCGTTGAAGCGGATGCCCGGGTCGCTCCACAGCGGCTGCATCTGCTGCACGTCGGACAGGTCCGGTGCGCTCGCGAGGGCGAAGCCGCGCTCGGTGGCGATGATCGCGCCGCCGGCTCCGCGGGGTCGCAGCGCGGCGGCGACCTTGCCCACGTGCACCCGGTCGACTCCGCCGTCCGGGCGAGGCGACAGGACGTCGCCGGCGAGCATGTCGACGTACTTCAGCCCGCCCCAGTCGACGTCCCAGCAGGGCCCTTCGGCGTGGAAGGCGTGCGGTGCGGAGATCTCCTGGGCGCGCATGCCCGCACCCTATGCCGGGCCGTTGCGATACCGGTCAGACGTCCTCGGCCTCTTGCTGCAGCGGATCCCACTTGGTGATCCGCGCGGACTCCCACCCGCGGGACTTGACCGCGTCGCGGGCCTGCGTGCGGTACGTCGGGGTGAGGCGCTCGACGTAGAGCTTGCCGTCCAGGTGGTCGGTCTCGTGCTGCAGGCAACGCGCCAGCGTGCCGCCCTGCGCCTCGACGACGACCTCGTTGCCGTCCAGGTCGGTGCCGGTGACCCGCGCCCAATCCGAGCGCGCGGTGGGGAAGTGCTCGCCGGGCACCGAGAGGCAGCCCTCGAGCTCGCCCGGGTCCGGATCGCCCGGAGGCACGGTGCCCTTCTCCAGCACCGGGTTGATCACGACGCCGCGCTGGACCACGTCGTCGTCAGCGGCGCAGTCGTAGACGAAGATCCGCAGCCGCACCCCGACCTGGTTCGCGGCCAGGCCCGCGCCGTCCGCGGCCTCCAGGGTGTCGAACATGTCGGCCACCAGCTCGCGCACGTCGTCGGTGACCTCCCGGACGCGCCGGGTCGGCTGATGCAGCGCCTTGTGCCCGATGATCGTGATCGGCCGGACCGCCATACCTTTTTCACTCCTGGGGTGTTGCTGCATCGCTGCGCGGATCGTTGCAGCGAGGAGTGTTTCACGGCCGGTCGTCGTCCGTGCGCCGGTCATGGCGCGGGCGGACGCGCTGGGGCGGCGGCGCGTCCTCGCGGCTGACCGACCAGCTGGCCTCCGGGTCGTCGGACAGCACGGTCGCGGCGCGCACGACGCGGCGACGGTTCGCGCCGTAGTCCGGGGGTGGCCGGTCCTCGAAACCGGAACGTACGGGCCGGCGTACGGGCACCGGGATGCCGTACGGATCGGTCGCGTCGACCGGGTCGAGCGAGCGATGGTGGTGCTGCGGCTCGTTGCTGTCCTCGTCGACCGACTCCTCCTCGCCGAAGATCTCGGCGCAGATGGAGCGGTAGTGCAGGTCGGCGTCGGGGATGTAGTCGATCTGCCGCAGCGCCTGGTCCTGTCCCGCGCTCTCCATGACGAAGGTGCCGTAACCGAGGAACCGCGCGGACACCGACTGGTTGAACGACATGTCGGTGACCTTGGCCAGCGGCATCATCGCCACCTTGCGCGACACCAGGCCGTACGTCAGCAGCAGGCGCCGGTCGGTTGCGACGAACCAGTCGTGGCGCCACAGCAGCAGTTGGACCAGGCAGTAGACCAGCAGCGCCAGCCAGAGCCACCACGCGAGGTCGGAGACCAGCCCGGCGCTTGCCGGAGTGACCAGCGCGATCGCCACGACGAGCAGCAGTCCGACCACCGTGCCGGCGACGACCCCGGCGACACGGGACCAGTGCTGGTGGACCGCCACCACCATCCGCTCACCGTCGAGCAGATAGCGCCCCATCGCCCGTTCGGCGCCCGACGCGACCCCGTCCATGTGCGATCAGGAGTGCAGGATGTCGTGGTAGAAGTCGCCCACGTGCTGCACGCCGGACCGCAGGATGCTCCAGATGTTGTGCACGATGCCGGCGGAGTGGCCCGGGTCGGTGAAGATCGCGTAGAGGAGGAAGATGAAGACCGCCCAAATGACGATCTTCTTCACCTTGTCGGTGGCCATCGGTCCTCCGGAAGTGCGTGGGTGCCGACGGGACGTGCGGCACGATTCATGAGCCAGTGTGACAGGAGTGACGCGTGTGACGACACCGTCTGCCGCCGCCGGGAGTGTCGCGACCAGCGCCCAGGTGGTCGCGGGGCTCAGACCACGCCGTACAGCCGGTCGCCCGCGTCGCCGAGGCCCGGCACGATGTAGCCCTTCTCGTTGAGCCGTTCGTCGATGGCGCCGGTGACCAGCGTGACCGGCACGTCCAGCTCTCGCAGCTGGTCGTCGAGGGCCTCGATGCCCTCCGGCGCGCACAGCAGGGTGACCGCCGTGATGTCGTCGGCGCCCCGGTCGACCAGGTACTGGATCGACATGGCGAGGGTGCCGCCGGTCGCGAGCATCGGGTCGAGCACGTAGCACTGCCGACCGGACAGGTCGTCCGGCAGCCGGTTGGCGTAGGTGATGGCCTCGAGGGTCTCCTCGTTGCGCTGCATCCCGAGGAAGCCCACCTCGGCGCTCGGCAGCAGTCGCACCATCCCCTCCAGCATGCCGAGCCCGGCACGCAGGATCGGCACGACCAGCGGCTTCGGCGTCGAGAGCTTGATGCCGGTGGCGGGGGAGACCGGGGTGTTGATCTCGAACGGTTCCACGCGCACCGAGCGGGTCGCCTCGTACGCGAGCAGCGTCACCAGCTCCTCGGTGAGCCGTCGGAACGTCGGGCTGTCGGTCCGCTCGTCGCGCAGATACGTCAGCTTGTGCGCGATGAGCGGGTGATTGGCGACCTGGACACGCATGGCCCAGACTCTACGGCGTGACGGCAGGCTTCCCTGGCGCTCCCGAGCCGCCGTACGACGCGTGGATGGGACTGGCGCTGCTCCGCGCCCGCGAGGCGCTCCTCACCGACGACGTGCCCGTCGGCGCCGTGGTGCTGGATCCGCACGGCGAGGTCATCGGCTCCGGGCTCAATCTGCGGGTCGGCGACAAGGATCCGCTCGCGCACGCCGAGATGCTCGCGATCCGCGCTGCCGCAACGCATCTGGGCCACTACCGACTCGACGACTGCCTGCTGGTGGTGACGCTCGAACCGTGTCTGATGTGCACCGGCGCGGTGATGCAGTCGCGGCTGTCCGGGATCGTCTTCGGCGCGTACGACGCGAAAGCCGGCGCCTGCGGGAGCGCGTGGGACGTCATCCGTGACAACCCGTCGCCGCACAGGGTGACCTGTGT
Coding sequences within:
- a CDS encoding Clp protease N-terminal domain-containing protein; translated protein: MFHLRNSDVGIAMMQAHDVAAELGHSEVGPDHILLGLTTNLRSPVAPLLAEHGLTYPAARDILTAQHSGEASNPDNDSDDDGPQTANLDDDRDALASIGIDLDKVTEAVGEAFGEDITRAWGRRRERAERDVRRGRGGPDDARRGRGGPDDARRGPGPDEAPRPGGFGRFPNPEWFADFPDFQEFNPFGGPRGRGRRGPQSRRFGRGPRPSEATVRIFRDLRAQAQEARATAHEDDRQSGRAQFHAMFRAEHIVLAILHSDDPATRAMVAAMTDVDRLRAQLHERLAADPAA
- a CDS encoding helix-turn-helix domain-containing protein, coding for MDTTQDPAAAAASTNPAQGLAAIRALRTLADRLEEVQVRNARDQGWSWQAIADVLHVSRQAVHQKHARS
- a CDS encoding NADP-dependent oxidoreductase; this translates as MKAVQFSEYGGPEVLSVTEVDDPHAGPGQIRIATRAAGVNAMDWKMREGYMKDLMPLQLPAGSGADAAGVVDEVGEGVEGVAVGDAVFGSGASAYAERVVLDHWSAKPQGLSFEEAAGYPVPVETALRILREVGIQTGQTLLVSGASGGVGSSVIQFAVDRGITVIATASEKNQDYLRGLGATATTYGDGLVERVRALAPDGVDAALDIAGSGVIDELIELTGDPQKVLSIADFGAGEKGAKVSTSGSAQEAAYAEAAQLFEAGKFSLPVEQTFTLGQAADAQDASRAGHAKGRFVITV
- a CDS encoding MFS transporter — protein: MASSSAASPAARSAPRTGNPLVHRQLAKYPATGQRIAYLAITVAATVVLYYELYIPGAVATQIITSFNISFNQFVFISVIGNLVGAFGSLAAGLADRWGRANLVVVGLFLTGLLVTFALPHAPNGTVYLLEFAVLSLVEGMILVATPALIRDFSPQLGRASAMGFWTLGPVLGSLMVTEVSSHTLGSHPDWQFQFYVCGIVGLVVAVIALLFLRELSPGLRDQLMVSMRDRQLIEARAADVDETQVHQGQWRQMMKLDVVGSAFAISIFLIFYYIAVGFFVVYFATIFGYTPERANSLANWYWLPNAIALVVAGFISDKLGVRKPLMIVGSVISVIALVVFAMKATSSGTSYETFRTLLIIISASQGMTYCAWMASFTETVEKHNPAATATGLATWGWTLRIIVCLTLIGFGAALPATSVLVDKGAKVQELAAEYKTQLGTVKGITPANLAALEKDPTSPSAGAAAVGDLVKSGAAKSPADAVAQLKYLGAHPIKAADSAFLQKNGDKVQKAAKDSPGQWKRWWLICALADLLFIPFVFLMVGRWSPRKAREDAARHEEFVQAEMAKLEGARTA
- a CDS encoding SMP-30/gluconolactonase/LRE family protein, with the protein product MRAQEISAPHAFHAEGPCWDVDWGGLKYVDMLAGDVLSPRPDGGVDRVHVGKVAAALRPRGAGGAIIATERGFALASAPDLSDVQQMQPLWSDPGIRFNDGGCDPMGNFYCGTMAYDQTPGAGSLYLLTSDGLASQVITDLTVSNGIGWTGLGDRGFHNDTPTRVVSTFDWSPDGITDRRPFVTLPEDLAGDPDGLCVDEQGGVWVALYGGSAVHRYSPEGELDHVVELPVTNVTACTFGGDGLRTLYITTTRENVPDGEQPLAGAVFACEPGIGGLPARPFAG
- the def gene encoding peptide deformylase codes for the protein MAVRPITIIGHKALHQPTRRVREVTDDVRELVADMFDTLEAADGAGLAANQVGVRLRIFVYDCAADDDVVQRGVVINPVLEKGTVPPGDPDPGELEGCLSVPGEHFPTARSDWARVTGTDLDGNEVVVEAQGGTLARCLQHETDHLDGKLYVERLTPTYRTQARDAVKSRGWESARITKWDPLQQEAEDV
- a CDS encoding PH domain-containing protein — encoded protein: MDGVASGAERAMGRYLLDGERMVVAVHQHWSRVAGVVAGTVVGLLLVVAIALVTPASAGLVSDLAWWLWLALLVYCLVQLLLWRHDWFVATDRRLLLTYGLVSRKVAMMPLAKVTDMSFNQSVSARFLGYGTFVMESAGQDQALRQIDYIPDADLHYRSICAEIFGEEESVDEDSNEPQHHHRSLDPVDATDPYGIPVPVRRPVRSGFEDRPPPDYGANRRRVVRAATVLSDDPEASWSVSREDAPPPQRVRPRHDRRTDDDRP
- the upp gene encoding uracil phosphoribosyltransferase, which gives rise to MRVQVANHPLIAHKLTYLRDERTDSPTFRRLTEELVTLLAYEATRSVRVEPFEINTPVSPATGIKLSTPKPLVVPILRAGLGMLEGMVRLLPSAEVGFLGMQRNEETLEAITYANRLPDDLSGRQCYVLDPMLATGGTLAMSIQYLVDRGADDITAVTLLCAPEGIEALDDQLRELDVPVTLVTGAIDERLNEKGYIVPGLGDAGDRLYGVV
- the tadA gene encoding tRNA adenosine(34) deaminase TadA, translated to MTAGFPGAPEPPYDAWMGLALLRAREALLTDDVPVGAVVLDPHGEVIGSGLNLRVGDKDPLAHAEMLAIRAAATHLGHYRLDDCLLVVTLEPCLMCTGAVMQSRLSGIVFGAYDAKAGACGSAWDVIRDNPSPHRVTCVGGVREQECAGLLTDFFRSRRRRGAGGR